In Musa acuminata AAA Group cultivar baxijiao chromosome BXJ3-9, Cavendish_Baxijiao_AAA, whole genome shotgun sequence, a single genomic region encodes these proteins:
- the LOC135648987 gene encoding sterol carrier protein 2-like: MESSLQSAGLLEQMKIHLSTDAGKEVTKKIGLVYQLNIAPKKIGVDEEIFVVDLKQGKVTKGPYDGKPDATFSFTDKDFLSIATGKMNPQIAFIRGAMKIKGSISAAQKFTPDIFPKPSKL; the protein is encoded by the exons ATGGAGAGCTCGTTGCAATCCGCAGGCCTTTTGGAGCAGATGAAGATCCATCTCTCCACCGACGCCGGCAAGGAGGTCACCAAGAAGATCGGCCTCGTCTACCAGCTCAACATCGCTCCAAAG AAGATTGGGGTGGATGAGGAGATCTTTGTCGTCGACCTCAAGCAAGGAAAGGTCACCAAAG GCCCGTATGATGGAAAACCAGATGCGACCTTCTCGTTCACCGATAAGGATTTCCTCTCTATTGCTACAGGAAAGATGAATCCGCAGATCGCATTCATTAG GGGAGCTATGAAGATCAAGGGTAGTATAAGTGCAGCGCAGAAGTTCACTCCAGATATCTTCCCGAAACCTTCGAAGCTTTAA
- the LOC103999167 gene encoding bZIP transcription factor TRAB1 isoform X1, whose product MNSKSLGVGREDGQAQPPPPPTLLSRQGSIYSLTFDEFQSTRGGLGKDFGSMNMDEFLKNIWTAEESYAMVAALGDGSGGFGAGAGLQRQASLTLPRTLSQKTVDQVWRGLVEPSSSGQGLAASCGGTDFPRQPTLGEITLEEFLVRAGVVREDMAPSPRPPTPIGNKSNNTNIYYGDLPAVNTSAGLELKFNQAPGRSNGNMANVPIAHCSAANLGVTSTVARPFAPPVPLGDSMGLVSPQGMRGGELGGFGHVGMNNRLMTGMVGLSTAGVMGASGSPKNHLSSDEIVKGNGDLSSLSPVPYVFNGGPRERKRNRSLDKVVERRQRRMIKNRESAARSRARKQAYTVELEAEVAKLKELNQELQKKQVEMMEMKKNQVLQVIKRQHGQKKQRLRRTRTGPW is encoded by the exons ATGAATTCCAAGAGTTTGGGAGTAGGAAGAGAGGATGGACAGGCgcagccgccaccgccgccgacgCTGCTGTCGCGGCAGGGTTCGATTTACTCGCTGACGTTCGACGAGTTCCAGAGCACGCGCGGGGGGCTTGGCAAGGACTTCGGGTCGATGAACATGGACGAGTTCCTTAAGAACATATGGACCGCGGAGGAGAGCTACGCCATGGTCGCCGCCCTCGGCGACGGCAGCGGTGGCTTTGGTGCCGGGGCCGGCCTCCAGCGGCAGGCCTCGCTCACCTTGCCCAGAACCCTTAGCCAGAAGACTGTCGACCAGGTCTGGCGGGGCCTCGTCGAACCCTCCTCCTCCGGCCAAGGACTGGCCGCCAGCTGCGGCGGCACGGACTTCCCGCGGCAACCCACCCTCGGGGAGATTACCCTTGAGGAGTTCTTGGTGCGGGCCGGAGTGGTGCGGGAGGATATGGCTCCGTCGCCGAGACCACCGACGCCGATTGGCAATAAAAGTAACAACACCAATATCTACTATGGAGATTTGCCGGCCGTGAACACTTCGGCTGGGCTGGAACTCAAGTTCAATCAGGCACCGGGTCGAAGCAATGGAAATATGGCAAACGTTCCAATTGCTCACTGTTCAGCTGCTAATTTGGGGGTGACATCCACTGTTGCGAGACCTTTTGCGCCTCCAGTTCCCCTGGGAGATAGCATGGGCTTGGTGAGCCCGCAGGGCATGAGAGGCGGAGAACTTGGCGGCTTTGGCCACGTCGGGATGAACAACAGATTGATGACGGGGATGGTTGGTCTGAGCACAGCTGGAGTCATGGGAGCGTCAGGGTCGCCAAAAAACCATCTGTCTTCAGATGAAATTGTTAAAGGCAACGGGGATCTATCTTCTTTATCACCTGTTCCATATGTGTTTAATGGTGGGCCGAGGGAAAGGAAGCGTAATAGGAGTCTGGATAAAGTTGTGGAAAGGAGGCAGAGGAGGATGATCAAGAACAGGGAGTCAGCTGCTAGATCACGTGCCCGGAAGCAG GCTTATACTGTGGAGTTGGAAGCTGAAGTGGCAAAACTCAAAGAGCTAAACCAAGAATTGCAGAAAAAACAG GTGGAAATGATGGAGATGAAGAAGAATCAG GTCCTCCAGGTGATCAAGCGGCAGCATGGACAAAAGAAACAACGGTTGAGGAGGACACGAACAGGTCCATGGTAA
- the LOC103999167 gene encoding ABSCISIC ACID-INSENSITIVE 5-like protein 5 isoform X2 has protein sequence MNSKSLGVGREDGQAQPPPPPTLLSRQGSIYSLTFDEFQSTRGGLGKDFGSMNMDEFLKNIWTAEESYAMVAALGDGSGGFGAGAGLQRQASLTLPRTLSQKTVDQVWRGLVEPSSSGQGLAASCGGTDFPRQPTLGEITLEEFLVRAGVVREDMAPSPRPPTPIGNKSNNTNIYYGDLPAVNTSAGLELKFNQAPGRSNGNMANVPIAHCSAANLGVTSTVARPFAPPVPLGDSMGLVSPQGMRGGELGGFGHVGMNNRLMTGMVGLSTAGVMGASGSPKNHLSSDEIVKGNGDLSSLSPVPYVFNGGPRERKRNRSLDKVVERRQRRMIKNRESAARSRARKQAYTVELEAEVAKLKELNQELQKKQVEMMEMKKNQLWKMNVLTKVKVGTIRSSR, from the exons ATGAATTCCAAGAGTTTGGGAGTAGGAAGAGAGGATGGACAGGCgcagccgccaccgccgccgacgCTGCTGTCGCGGCAGGGTTCGATTTACTCGCTGACGTTCGACGAGTTCCAGAGCACGCGCGGGGGGCTTGGCAAGGACTTCGGGTCGATGAACATGGACGAGTTCCTTAAGAACATATGGACCGCGGAGGAGAGCTACGCCATGGTCGCCGCCCTCGGCGACGGCAGCGGTGGCTTTGGTGCCGGGGCCGGCCTCCAGCGGCAGGCCTCGCTCACCTTGCCCAGAACCCTTAGCCAGAAGACTGTCGACCAGGTCTGGCGGGGCCTCGTCGAACCCTCCTCCTCCGGCCAAGGACTGGCCGCCAGCTGCGGCGGCACGGACTTCCCGCGGCAACCCACCCTCGGGGAGATTACCCTTGAGGAGTTCTTGGTGCGGGCCGGAGTGGTGCGGGAGGATATGGCTCCGTCGCCGAGACCACCGACGCCGATTGGCAATAAAAGTAACAACACCAATATCTACTATGGAGATTTGCCGGCCGTGAACACTTCGGCTGGGCTGGAACTCAAGTTCAATCAGGCACCGGGTCGAAGCAATGGAAATATGGCAAACGTTCCAATTGCTCACTGTTCAGCTGCTAATTTGGGGGTGACATCCACTGTTGCGAGACCTTTTGCGCCTCCAGTTCCCCTGGGAGATAGCATGGGCTTGGTGAGCCCGCAGGGCATGAGAGGCGGAGAACTTGGCGGCTTTGGCCACGTCGGGATGAACAACAGATTGATGACGGGGATGGTTGGTCTGAGCACAGCTGGAGTCATGGGAGCGTCAGGGTCGCCAAAAAACCATCTGTCTTCAGATGAAATTGTTAAAGGCAACGGGGATCTATCTTCTTTATCACCTGTTCCATATGTGTTTAATGGTGGGCCGAGGGAAAGGAAGCGTAATAGGAGTCTGGATAAAGTTGTGGAAAGGAGGCAGAGGAGGATGATCAAGAACAGGGAGTCAGCTGCTAGATCACGTGCCCGGAAGCAG GCTTATACTGTGGAGTTGGAAGCTGAAGTGGCAAAACTCAAAGAGCTAAACCAAGAATTGCAGAAAAAACAG GTGGAAATGATGGAGATGAAGAAGAATCAG CTATGGAAAATGAATGTACTTACGAAGGTTAAAGTCGGAACTATCAGGTCCTCCAGGTGA
- the LOC135648984 gene encoding G-type lectin S-receptor-like serine/threonine-protein kinase At5g35370, which produces MPTSSSLFLLLLLFLFLLTRDSLAGPVATEFLYPNFTASYLNFVDNSGVFLASPNANFVAAIANPGGQQSRFYLSLTHSATRKVVWSANRDAPAPRDGTVTLSTRGLVVSHPNGSVLWSTPRLPSPVRALRLLDSGNFLLLDAANATLWQSFDHPTDTLLSSQVLPAGSSLIASVSDNDFASGDYSLVLTTGDAIMTWKGGAQQYWSLSKDVRSFKNSNSGVAYMATNVTGLNLYSTEGKVVLQAFLPTSDFRIVKLDPTGRFHVFSYSAANASSILDDEFTAPTSNCDLPFPCLSLGVCTAGANGSTCNCPARFVQLESGNCSPANGSLPPSSSSSSSASCGGDSDLATTYIQLGSGIDYFANKFASPATSGNDISACQNLCTGNCTCLGFFYRNSSKSCYLMRNTLGSLFKRNAGETSSSIGYIKTLVSGSSPPTSGGTSKTHLIAILLPTVAAFLLIFVVVSAGIIWWKRSNDPRRLRMRRPSKRLATKEINLGRHKSSKTQSLDTDDDESTDENDGGSDTLIPGLPTRFTFKELEAATNYFRNKIGSGGFGAVYKGELPDRTTVAVKRIESAGLQGRKEFCTEIAIIGNIRHVNLVRLRGFCAQGNRRLLVYEYMNRGSLDRSLFGVGPALEWQERVDIARGAARGLAYLHAGCDHKIIHCDVKPENILLHDGGQVKISDFGLAKLLSPEQSGLFTTMRGTRGYLAPEWLTNAAISDRTDVYSFGMVLLEIVHGRKNRSGGSEECEEEEEGSGSGWSSAAAAGGGYFPLVALEGHEEGRYLQLADQRLEWRVREEEVARVVKLALCCLHEEPWLRPSMAVVVGMLEGNMEVWEPKVESLNFLRLYGRGFMEPPAAVGGGGGGSEIVEGVVALAGGDDTASRTSAVTGFAVDGSGSSNSCC; this is translated from the coding sequence ATGCCAACCTCCTCTtcgctcttcctcctcctcctcctcttcctcttcctcctcacccGCGACTCCCTCGCTGGCCCCGTCGCCACCGAGTTCCTCTACCCCAACTTCACCGCCTCCTACCTCAACTTCGTCGACAACAGCGGCGTGTTCCTCGCCTCGCCCAACGCCAACTTCGTCGCCGCCATCGCCAACCCCGGCGGCCAGCAGTCGCGCTTCTACCTTTCGCTTACCCACTCGGCCACCAGAAAAGTCGTGTGGTCGGCCAACCGCGACGCGCCCGCTCCCAGAGACGGCACCGTTACGCTCTCTACACGCGGCCTTGTCGTCTCGCACCCCAACGGTTCCGTCCTGTGGTCCACTCCCCGCCTCCCCTCCCCCGTGCGCGCCCTCCGCCTCCTCGACTCCGGCAATTTCCTCCTCCTCGATGCCGCCAACGCCACCCTCTGGCAGTCCTTCGATCACCCCACCGACACCCTCCTCTCCAGCCAAGTCCTCCCCGCCGGCTCCTCCCTCATCGCCTCGGTCTCTGATAATGACTTTGCTAGCGGCGATTACTCCCTCGTCCTGACCACCGGCGATGCCATCATGACCTGGAAGGGCGGCGCCCAGCAGTACTGGAGCCTGTCGAAGGACGTGCGCTCGTTCAAGAATTCCAATTCAGGAGTCGCCTACATGGCCACCAACGTCACCGGCCTCAACCTATACTCCACCGAGGGGAAGGTCGTGTTGCAGGCGTTCCTGCCGACGTCGGATTTCCGGATTGTGAAGTTGGACCCCACGGGGCGGTTCCACGTTTTCAGCTACTCGGCCGCCAACGCCTCGTCGATCCTCGACGACGAATTCACCGCGCCGACCAGCAACTGCGATCTCCCGTTCCCCTGCCTGTCGCTCGGCGTTTGCACCGCAGGAGCCAACGGCTCCACCTGCAACTGCCCGGCTCGCTTCGTGCAGTTGGAATCTGGCAATTGCTCACCGGCCAACGGATCTCTACCTCCCTCATCCTCTTCCTCGTCTTCAGCCTCCTGCGGCGGCGATTCGGATTTGGCCACCACTTATATACAGCTTGGGAGCGGAATTGACTACTTCGCCAACAAATTCGCGAGTCCAGCGACCTCCGGCAACGATATCTCAGCGTGCCAAAACCTCTGCACAGGGAACTGCACATGTCTCGGATTCTTCTATAGGAATTCTTCCAAGTCCTGTTATCTCATGCGTAACACACTTGGTTCTCTCTTCAAAAGAAATGCCGGCGAGACTTCGAGCTCCATCGGCTACATCAAGACGCTGGTTTCAGGATCGTCGCCACCGACTTCGGGCGGCACGTCGAAGACCCACTTGATCGCGATCTTGTTGCCCACTGTAGCGGCATTCTTGCTTATTTTCGTCGTAGTCTCGGCGGGGATCATATGGTGGAAGAGGAGCAACGACCCGAGACGCCTAAGGATGAGAAGGCCATCAAAAAGGCTGGCAACGAAGGAGATAAACTTAGGACGCCACAAGTCGTCCAAGACGCAGTCGTTGGACACCGATGATGACGAATCGACCGATGAGAACGATGGCGGAAGCGACACTTTGATACCGGGCCTCCCGACCAGGTTCACCTTCAAGGAGCTGGAGGCGGCGACAAACTACTTCAGGAACAAGATAGGCTCCGGGGGGTTTGGGGCGGTGTACAAGGGGGAGCTCCCGGACAGGACGACGGTGGCGGTGAAGAGGATCGAGAGCGCGGGGCTGCAGGGGCGGAAGGAGTTCTGCACGGAGATCGCCATCATCGGGAACATTCGGCACGTCAACCTGGTGCGCCTTCGCGGGTTCTGCGCGCAGGGGAACCGGCGCCTactggtgtacgagtacatgaaCCGGGGCTCCCTGGACCGCTCCCTGTTCGGTGTCGGCCCAGCGCTGGAGTGGCAAGAGCGGGTGGACATCGCGAGGGGCGCGGCCCGGGGCCTGGCATACCTGCACGCCGGCTGCGACCACAAGATCATCCACTGCGATGTGAAGCCGGAGAACATCCTTCTGCACGACGGGGGGCAGGTGAAGATCTCCGACTTCGGTTTGGCGAAGCTGCTGTCACCGGAACAGTCGGGGCTGTTCACAACGATGCGGGGGACGCGGGGCTACCTGGCGCCGGAGTGGCTGACCAACGCTGCCATCTCGGACCGGACggacgtgtacagcttcgggATGGTTTTGCTGGAGATCGTGCATGGGAGAAAGAACCGGTCGGGGGGGAGCGAGGAgtgtgaggaagaggaggaggggagtGGGTCAGGATGGtcgtcggcggcggcggcagggGGCGGTTACTTTCCCCTGGTGGCACTGGAGGGGCACGAGGAGGGGCGGTACCTGCAACTGGCGGACCAGAGGCTAGAGTGGCGGgtgagggaggaggaggtggcgcggGTGGTGAAGTTGGCACTGTGTTGCCTGCACGAGGAGCCCTGGCTGCGGCCGAGCATGGCGGTGGTGGTGGGGATGTTGGAAGGCAACATGGAGGTGTGGGAGCCGAAGGTGGAGTCGCTAAACTTCCTGAGACTCTACGGCCGAGGGTTCATGGAGCCACCGGCAGCGGTgggaggcggtggaggaggatCAGAAATAGTAGAAGGGGTGGTGGCTTTGGCTGGAGGTGACGATACTGCATCACGTACGAGCGCCGTCACGGGGTTTGCCGTGGATGGAAGCGGGTCCTCCAATAGTTGCTGCTGA